CGAAGCTGACTCCCAACACTTCTTCGATTTCTTCGCTTGCAGCCGCCGCTGAGAAAGGAGGCGCGGACGCAGTTGTGGCCATAAACACTTTGAAAGGTATGGTCATCTCCCCTGATGCGAGGATGCCCATACTAGCGAACAGGTTCGGAGGGTTGTCCGGACAGGCGATAAGGCCCGTCGGGGTAAGATGCGTCTACGAGATCCACGAGGCGGTGAGGATACCAATCGTTGGCGTGGGCGGGATCGGGAACGGCAGGGATGCGCTTGAGTACATCATGGCGGGTGCGAGCGCAGTCCAAATCGGCACGGCAGTCTGGACCGAAGGAGTAGGAGTGTTCAACAAGGTCTGCAGCGAACTCCTCGAGTTCATGGAGCACAACGGCTACGAATCGGTCAAAGACATGGTGGGGGTGGCTCACTCTGGCCGGCGTTAGGATGTTCACCATCGCCGAGCACAGGGACGAGACGCCCACCACGAGGACGATCATCTTCAAGGAGAAGCTGGCCGCAGTGCCTGGACAATTCGTCATGGTCTGGGTCCCGGGAGTGGACGAGTTCCCGATGTCGGCGTCGTACACCTCGAAGGATTTCGGGATCACTTACCAGGTCATCGGGGACGGGACCAAGGCACTCGCGGCGAAGGATGTCGGGGAGAGGATCGGCATCAGAGGGCCCTATGGGAAGGGGTTTGCTATCCACGGTAAGAGGCTATTGATGGTCGCAGGAGGCGCGGGCATGGCCCCGCTCGCACCGTTCATCGAGGAGTCCGTCGACCACAAGGTCATCGTCGACCTCGTGCTTGGAGCGAAGACCAAAGATGAGCTGCTGTTCGAAGGGCGAGCCGAAAGGGCAGGGGCAAAGGTGCATGTTTCGACCGACGATGGATCGAAAGGATTGAAGGGCCTGGCTACGGAGTCGGTTGCGTCAGTCCTTAGGAATGAGAAGTTCGACTGCATCTATGCTTGTGGCCCCGAGAAGATGATAGTCGGCCTGTTGGAAATCGCGGAGAAGCACGGGACCCCGATGCAGGCATCGCTCGAGAGGATCATGAAGTGCGGGATTGGCATCTGCGATTCCTGCGCTCTTGATGGAAGGCACGTGTGCAGGGACGGCCCGGTTTTCTCCGAACTCGAACTGAGATCATTTGAGGAGCTGGGAAGGACGAAGCTCGACACGAGTGGTCGAAAGGTGCGAATATAGGGTCGCGCGCGTCAATCCCGCTACTTAACGACGGACCCTTCGATACAAAACCACGCCCGCAAACAACGGGCCCAGCAAACTTCCTATGAGACCGATCTCAAAGCACTAGTTGCAGTCCGGGTTCTTACAGGTCTTTGTCATCACTTGATCGACGAGCTTCCAGAATTCTTCGTCAGAGACCCGCCCATGATCTTCTCCGGCCTTCTTTATGGCCCTGACCATGTCGCATATCTGGTCCTGAGTGGCACTGACATTGCGCTCGCTCAATCGGTTCTTGACAAGCGCGGTTCCAGAATGCTTCCCAAGCACGAGCCGCCTCCTGTTCCCGACCTGTTCGGGGTCCAGACATTCATATGTCAGGGGGCAGTTGAGTACGGCGGCGACATGGATCCCGGACTCGTGCGAGAACGCGTTCGGACCGACCCATGGCTGATTCGGAGGCATGGGGATCTTCGCGGCATCGAACACGAACTTGGTCAGATCTGTCAGGCCCTCAGTACGGATCCCGATATCGCGCTTGTACAGGTGCTTCAGGACCATCACGAACTGCTCCAGGGAGACGTTGCCCGCCCTCTCTCCGATACCGCCAACCGTCGTGGTTATCGCTTGAGCGCCGCTGTTCAAGGCAGCGATCGAGTTAACGACGGCGAGCCCGAAATCATTGTGAAGATGCACTGAAAGAGGCGTGCTCGTTCTCTCCTTGACTTTTCGGACAAGGTACGAAATCG
This sequence is a window from Candidatus Thermoplasmatota archaeon. Protein-coding genes within it:
- a CDS encoding dihydroorotate dehydrogenase electron transfer subunit gives rise to the protein MFTIAEHRDETPTTRTIIFKEKLAAVPGQFVMVWVPGVDEFPMSASYTSKDFGITYQVIGDGTKALAAKDVGERIGIRGPYGKGFAIHGKRLLMVAGGAGMAPLAPFIEESVDHKVIVDLVLGAKTKDELLFEGRAERAGAKVHVSTDDGSKGLKGLATESVASVLRNEKFDCIYACGPEKMIVGLLEIAEKHGTPMQASLERIMKCGIGICDSCALDGRHVCRDGPVFSELELRSFEELGRTKLDTSGRKVRI
- a CDS encoding homocitrate synthase family protein; protein product: MKFTAVSPFNVASKVSLPEKIVVYDSTLRDGEQMPGVHFNPDQKRAIATKLADIGVHQIEVGFPAVSEEEKKSVKAIAELGLDSDILCLARTMQSDIDIAADCDVDMVLLFIATSDLHMRYKLKMSREDVLRRVVTSLEYAHTRGLKVSLSTEDSTRSDMDFLLEVYRECEKAKAARLGITDTLGCAGPEAISYLVRKVKERTSTPLSVHLHNDFGLAVVNSIAALNSGAQAITTTVGGIGERAGNVSLEQFVMVLKHLYKRDIGIRTEGLTDLTKFVFDAAKIPMPPNQPWVGPNAFSHESGIHVAAVLNCPLTYECLDPEQVGNRRRLVLGKHSGTALVKNRLSERNVSATQDQICDMVRAIKKAGEDHGRVSDEEFWKLVDQVMTKTCKNPDCN